In Ruminococcaceae bacterium BL-4, one DNA window encodes the following:
- a CDS encoding protein of unknown function (Evidence 5 : Unknown function), with translation MKLNFTEDSGSKISWDSPLLKTDNATFGFCAEFDLTKIPQIIDSVADFSQIEK, from the coding sequence TTGAAATTAAACTTTACAGAAGACAGTGGCAGCAAGATCAGCTGGGATAGTCCTCTGCTTAAAACAGACAATGCAACCTTCGGTTTCTGTGCAGAGTTTGATCTTACGAAAATCCCGCAGATAATTGACTCTGTTGCAGACTTCTCTCAAATTGAAAAATGA
- a CDS encoding exported protein of unknown function (Evidence 5 : Unknown function), whose product MTIKKRRGCRGLLVAVAALLMLSILPVSALAAEPANATVNIPVYKQVVGDTPKTDEAYTFSLNAVDGAPMPDGSVNGTKTVQITGEGNTAFGPISYTELGEYHYTISETKGSNQRYDYDKTVYSANVQVTWKDRVGGEMIATMYLAKEDGIYKQEKALFTNRYTMPTPVSVDPPVQKVVNGSPAVAGTFTFRFVSDSSAAPMPDGSSGNMKTFSRVGPGQAEAGTITFTEPGTYGYTISEVNGGIPGYTYDKTVYTMTVKVTEENGQLQQSTQYQKADGTAASAMSFTNTFKSNSIFPQTGDTTNLTLWIVLLTVSVVVLIAVVIWKKKRTDKNSH is encoded by the coding sequence ATGACAATAAAGAAACGCCGAGGCTGTCGGGGGCTGCTGGTTGCAGTGGCTGCGCTGCTTATGCTGTCGATACTTCCCGTGTCCGCCTTGGCCGCTGAACCAGCAAATGCAACAGTCAATATTCCAGTTTATAAGCAGGTGGTTGGAGATACGCCGAAAACCGACGAAGCTTACACCTTCAGCCTCAACGCCGTTGATGGGGCTCCGATGCCGGACGGCAGTGTGAACGGAACAAAGACCGTCCAGATTACCGGCGAAGGAAACACTGCTTTTGGTCCGATCAGCTACACGGAGCTGGGCGAGTATCATTACACCATCAGCGAGACAAAGGGAAGCAACCAGCGATATGACTATGATAAGACCGTTTATTCTGCCAACGTTCAGGTAACATGGAAAGACAGAGTCGGCGGAGAAATGATCGCAACGATGTATCTTGCAAAAGAGGATGGAATCTACAAGCAGGAAAAAGCACTATTTACCAACCGGTACACGATGCCAACGCCGGTCTCGGTCGATCCGCCGGTCCAAAAAGTGGTGAACGGTTCCCCGGCAGTGGCCGGAACTTTCACATTCCGCTTTGTATCAGACAGCTCCGCTGCTCCCATGCCGGACGGCAGCTCCGGCAACATGAAGACCTTCTCGCGCGTCGGCCCCGGACAGGCAGAAGCCGGCACGATCACCTTTACCGAGCCAGGCACCTATGGGTACACGATTTCGGAAGTGAACGGCGGAATTCCCGGATACACCTACGACAAGACCGTATATACGATGACGGTCAAGGTTACAGAGGAAAATGGCCAACTGCAGCAATCCACGCAGTATCAAAAGGCTGACGGAACGGCAGCTTCCGCTATGAGCTTTACCAACACCTTCAAAAGCAATTCGATTTTTCCACAGACGGGAGACACAACCAACCTGACCCTTTGGATCGTCTTGCTTACGGTTTCGGTCGTGGTATTAATTGCGGTTGTAATTTGGAAGAAAAAACGAACTGATAAAAATTCCCATTAA
- a CDS encoding exported protein of unknown function (Evidence 5 : Unknown function): MYPLFSYSFKNKASVFVVIFPAAVFPNGTISDVITQSYNNAQYRNTMTVTRNLEIKLYRRQWQQDQLG, from the coding sequence TTGTACCCCCTTTTTTCGTATTCATTCAAGAATAAAGCCAGTGTTTTTGTTGTTATCTTTCCTGCTGCTGTTTTCCCTAATGGAACCATCAGTGATGTTATTACTCAGTCATATAACAACGCACAGTATCGCAATACCATGACGGTAACTCGAAACCTTGAAATTAAACTTTACAGAAGACAGTGGCAGCAAGATCAGCTGGGATAG
- a CDS encoding NPQTN specific sortase B, whose translation MGVAQKLIRGADRLLDWLICIALLLALLYGGYALWDNFMIYRNTDLDSQIMKYKPTPSNPSLSELQAINPDVCAWLTLDNTHVDYPVLHGTDNSRYLNTDFYGKYSLGGSIFLDYRNSADFTDSYSLLYGHHMDGGAMFGDIVNFENETYFTQHQTGTLILNGKTFKLEIYAVLHEDAYQSPMFQNVGNAGKYAQRLEYIKQHAVQYREIGTTVNDQILAMSTCASATTNGRSILIAQMVEENDAGGQ comes from the coding sequence TTGGGGGTTGCGCAAAAGTTGATCCGTGGAGCGGATCGACTGCTGGACTGGCTCATATGTATTGCATTACTGCTGGCACTTTTGTACGGCGGTTATGCGCTTTGGGACAATTTCATGATCTATAGAAATACAGATTTGGACAGCCAGATCATGAAGTACAAGCCGACACCTTCCAATCCGAGTCTCTCCGAGCTGCAGGCAATCAATCCGGATGTTTGCGCATGGCTGACACTGGACAATACGCATGTCGATTATCCTGTTCTGCATGGCACCGACAACAGCCGTTATCTCAACACGGATTTCTATGGAAAGTATTCTTTGGGCGGCAGTATCTTCCTCGATTATCGGAACAGCGCCGATTTTACGGACAGCTACTCCCTACTGTACGGGCATCACATGGATGGTGGCGCAATGTTCGGAGATATCGTAAATTTTGAGAATGAAACATACTTCACCCAACACCAAACAGGGACGCTGATCCTTAATGGAAAAACTTTTAAGTTGGAGATTTATGCGGTGCTTCATGAAGACGCTTATCAGTCTCCCATGTTCCAAAATGTGGGGAATGCGGGGAAGTATGCACAGCGGCTTGAGTATATCAAACAGCATGCAGTTCAGTATCGGGAAATCGGCACCACAGTGAACGACCAGATTTTGGCTATGTCAACCTGCGCTTCCGCGACCACCAACGGGAGATCTATACTAATTGCTCAGATGGTGGAAGAAAACGACGCGGGAGGTCAATAA
- a CDS encoding putative GGDEF domain-containing protein (Evidence 3 : Putative function from multiple computational evidences), translating to MFSVTYLCICIYCMLQLSFLLAMEHCRRNVQTSQEKHFIHMLILTLVSFAGDIASNFSSAPDWFFPFTVLGVYVELIFNTALIPIFFLYVCTQISKLDSLLKRKVKLILLGFDFLCTATVLSTAFTGQIFNFDSLHVYHRGPLLFIPMTIQLIMMIIVEGFLISQRRQIEANYFSALSVFLVTPLIGWALQLFIYGLPFSLLSITFAAQIMFTDIQNHNMDKDYLTGAFTREILDNYMQHKIDASTNQKTFAAILLDIDDFKSINDGFGHFEGDVALKKTVSILRNSVDCHDFVARYGGDEFCVVFESDDGRTIENTITRIKDNLASYNQSINKPYKLSFSMGYAVYSRAMGDSTESFFKLIDRKMYEQKNLCKVASSIAKSD from the coding sequence ATGTTTTCTGTCACCTATCTTTGTATTTGCATTTATTGCATGTTGCAGCTTAGCTTTCTCCTCGCGATGGAACACTGTCGCCGCAATGTACAAACCAGCCAAGAAAAGCATTTTATACACATGCTTATCCTCACGCTGGTTTCCTTTGCCGGGGATATTGCTAGCAATTTTTCTTCCGCTCCGGATTGGTTTTTTCCCTTCACCGTACTCGGCGTTTATGTCGAGCTTATTTTTAATACGGCGCTTATCCCGATTTTTTTCCTCTATGTCTGCACACAGATTTCCAAACTGGACTCATTACTCAAACGAAAGGTGAAACTCATCCTGTTAGGCTTTGATTTTCTCTGCACGGCAACCGTTTTGTCCACGGCTTTTACAGGGCAGATTTTCAATTTTGACAGCCTCCATGTCTACCACCGAGGCCCACTTCTGTTTATCCCTATGACGATACAACTGATTATGATGATTATTGTTGAGGGCTTCTTGATCAGTCAGCGTCGGCAAATTGAAGCGAATTACTTTTCTGCTCTGTCAGTGTTCCTCGTCACCCCGCTGATTGGATGGGCGCTGCAGCTTTTCATATACGGACTTCCGTTCTCGCTGCTTAGCATTACTTTCGCTGCGCAGATTATGTTTACCGATATACAAAACCACAATATGGACAAGGATTATCTGACCGGCGCTTTTACCCGAGAGATACTCGATAACTATATGCAACATAAGATTGATGCCTCGACAAACCAGAAAACTTTTGCTGCAATTCTGCTTGATATAGACGATTTTAAATCTATTAATGATGGCTTCGGCCATTTTGAAGGAGATGTCGCGTTGAAGAAAACCGTCAGTATCCTACGGAATTCCGTGGATTGCCATGATTTTGTGGCCAGATACGGCGGGGACGAGTTTTGTGTTGTTTTCGAAAGCGACGACGGCAGGACGATCGAAAACACGATCACGCGGATAAAGGACAATCTTGCTTCCTATAACCAAAGTATAAACAAGCCGTACAAACTTAGTTTCAGCATGGGCTATGCGGTGTATAGCCGCGCCATGGGAGACTCTACGGAATCATTTTTCAAATTGATTGACCGCAAGATGTATGAGCAAAAGAATTTGTGCAAGGTGGCGTCATCAATAGCCAAATCTGATTAA
- a CDS encoding protein of unknown function (Evidence 5 : Unknown function), producing the protein MSLVCAPTDERYAHCLVVFSVIVIISATMLIQSLREYAQEEKTRPTLESNVDIEPGDKRVTLVTCTNLAMPGIN; encoded by the coding sequence TTGAGCTTGGTATGTGCGCCTACGGACGAACGATATGCGCATTGCCTTGTTGTGTTCAGTGTGATAGTTATTATCAGTGCCACGATGCTTATACAAAGTTTGAGAGAATATGCACAAGAAGAGAAGACGCGGCCTACGCTCGAAAGCAATGTGGATATTGAGCCAGGAGATAAGCGGGTAACACTGGTCACGTGCACAAATTTAGCAATGCCCGGTATAAACTAG
- a CDS encoding NPQTN specific sortase B translates to MSKKNSKHIRLLFLIPPLLLLLFSGYKVISILYQSYGAQQDFSKLSNRYYQAGTNSDASEHDESEKAGGSVTILPQFNDLISQNNDIGGWIRIEGTAVDYPVMYTPDEPQKYLHKAFDGTYSIYGVPFVGAGCSLSPRSENVVIYGHHMNDGTMFATLVNYAEKSYWEKHPVIEFSTLYESHQYEIFAAVSTDIQSAESIRCYSFINSANEADFNSFIEGIHNAALYDTGVDVKYGDCLLTLSTCAYHTENGRFVLIAKELTY, encoded by the coding sequence ATGAGTAAAAAAAACAGCAAGCATATCCGGTTGCTTTTCCTGATACCGCCTCTTCTGCTCCTCTTGTTTTCCGGATACAAAGTGATTTCAATTTTATATCAGTCATATGGTGCACAACAGGATTTTTCCAAACTATCCAACCGGTATTACCAAGCAGGAACAAATTCGGATGCCTCAGAACACGACGAATCCGAAAAAGCAGGCGGTTCTGTCACTATCCTGCCGCAATTTAATGATTTAATTTCCCAGAACAACGATATCGGCGGCTGGATCAGGATCGAAGGAACAGCGGTGGATTACCCTGTCATGTACACGCCGGATGAGCCGCAGAAATATCTGCACAAGGCGTTTGACGGGACTTATTCCATTTATGGTGTTCCTTTTGTTGGGGCTGGCTGCTCTCTCTCCCCCAGAAGCGAAAATGTAGTTATTTACGGACATCATATGAACGATGGGACTATGTTTGCAACGCTTGTGAATTACGCCGAGAAAAGCTACTGGGAGAAACACCCGGTTATTGAATTCAGTACACTGTATGAATCCCATCAGTATGAGATTTTTGCCGCAGTCTCCACTGACATTCAAAGCGCAGAATCGATTCGCTGCTACAGCTTCATCAATTCCGCAAACGAAGCAGACTTTAACAGCTTTATCGAGGGTATTCACAACGCGGCTCTTTACGATACAGGCGTTGATGTCAAATACGGTGACTGCCTCCTTACACTTTCCACCTGTGCTTACCATACGGAAAATGGGCGCTTTGTACTAATTGCAAAAGAACTTACGTATTGA
- a CDS encoding protein of unknown function (Evidence 5 : Unknown function), with protein MAATNAFTLHQEMLYLQDFESMEHFKKGLLNDLDYYNNRRGKMKI; from the coding sequence ATGGCTGCTACCAATGCTTTTACATTACATCAAGAGATGCTGTACTTGCAAGATTTTGAATCTATGGAACATTTCAAAAAGGGACTTCTTAACGATCTCGATTATTATAACAATCGTCGCGGCAAGATGAAAATTTAA